The Lysobacter enzymogenes genome window below encodes:
- a CDS encoding mechanosensitive ion channel family protein, with translation MSAATAPKPPLEHDPELAEVVSDAMDVVSNPTDLLVALLALSVAVAIGVLATRKLKQKLGHQRPVLSTLVEYLCTPALTLLVLGGLSLFGGSFDNPLIGLAGTLLLLFLVIRVFGAVVELLFRPTLPLKIMLRAVTVVAWLTLVVAVFVDRSQTLAKLYGASFEFGGVKISSQGLIGGLISGVVIAIVALWGDKSVTKLLRRSRTLQPNFILALSRIFSVAIWIAATLTIFAVSNINITALAAFGGALGIGLGLGLQKLAASYISGLIVLFEQSVRVGDNIVSNSVSGRVTRMTVRYTMIRTRDGVEAIVPNDLLTNNVIVNQSWSDRNLRLVCGVLVKGDADLSVARELFVAAMNAQPRVLQEPAPHMYITGVNDKGIQLDGHFWISDPENGQNNVASDIYDAVLGAFRKHGIQLVAQ, from the coding sequence ATGAGCGCCGCCACCGCCCCCAAGCCGCCGCTGGAACACGATCCGGAGCTGGCCGAAGTCGTCTCCGACGCCATGGACGTGGTGTCGAACCCGACCGACCTGCTGGTCGCCCTGCTCGCGCTCAGCGTCGCGGTCGCGATCGGCGTGCTGGCCACGCGCAAGCTCAAGCAGAAGCTCGGCCATCAGCGGCCGGTGCTGTCGACCTTGGTCGAATACCTGTGCACGCCGGCGCTGACCTTGCTCGTGCTCGGCGGGCTGAGTCTGTTCGGCGGCTCGTTCGACAATCCGCTGATCGGCCTGGCCGGCACCTTGCTGTTGCTGTTCCTGGTCATCCGCGTTTTCGGCGCGGTGGTCGAGCTGCTGTTCCGCCCGACCCTGCCGCTGAAGATCATGCTGCGCGCGGTGACAGTGGTGGCGTGGCTGACCTTGGTGGTCGCGGTGTTCGTCGACCGCAGCCAGACCCTGGCCAAGCTGTACGGCGCCAGTTTCGAGTTCGGCGGCGTCAAGATTTCCAGCCAGGGCCTGATCGGCGGCCTCATCAGCGGCGTGGTCATCGCCATCGTCGCGCTGTGGGGCGACAAGAGCGTGACCAAGCTGCTGCGCCGCAGCCGCACCCTGCAGCCGAACTTCATCCTGGCGCTGTCGCGCATCTTCAGCGTGGCGATCTGGATCGCCGCGACCCTGACCATCTTCGCCGTCAGCAACATCAACATCACCGCCCTGGCCGCGTTCGGCGGCGCGCTCGGCATCGGCCTGGGCCTGGGCCTGCAGAAGCTGGCGGCGAGCTACATCAGCGGGCTGATCGTGCTGTTCGAGCAATCGGTGCGGGTCGGCGACAACATCGTCAGCAACTCGGTGTCCGGCCGGGTCACCCGCATGACCGTGCGCTACACCATGATCCGCACCCGCGACGGGGTCGAGGCGATCGTGCCGAACGATCTGCTGACCAACAACGTGATCGTCAATCAATCCTGGTCGGACCGGAACCTGCGCCTGGTCTGCGGCGTGCTGGTCAAGGGCGACGCCGACCTGAGCGTGGCGCGCGAGCTGTTCGTCGCGGCGATGAACGCGCAGCCGCGGGTGCTGCAGGAGCCGGCGCCGCACATGTACATCACCGGCGTCAACGACAAGGGCATCCAGCTCGACGGGCATTTCTGGATTTCCGATCCGGAGAACGGGCAGAACAACGTCGCCTCGGACATCTACGACGCGGTGTTGGGGGCGTTCCGCAAGCACGGGATTCAGCTGGTCGCGCAGTAA
- a CDS encoding DUF4087 domain-containing protein, with product MTHNGRPPLSLRMRFPRMAFSVAAALLAGAALAAPPKPETRCGWFINPTPGNAWLIDPDAEWTVGIQGGHQAEGPWPAPPSKKEWVAHEGDDRGYGYGCACLKVVTGPDHNIARILSAKGKPLAQCRRDRALTKLEPDYSTDR from the coding sequence ATGACCCACAACGGACGTCCCCCGCTCTCGCTGCGCATGCGGTTCCCGCGCATGGCTTTCTCCGTCGCCGCTGCCTTGCTGGCCGGCGCCGCGCTCGCCGCGCCGCCGAAGCCGGAAACGCGCTGCGGCTGGTTCATCAACCCGACCCCGGGCAATGCCTGGCTGATCGATCCCGATGCGGAATGGACCGTGGGCATCCAGGGCGGGCACCAGGCCGAAGGCCCTTGGCCGGCGCCGCCGTCGAAGAAGGAATGGGTCGCGCACGAAGGCGACGACCGCGGCTACGGCTACGGCTGCGCCTGCTTGAAGGTCGTGACCGGCCCCGACCACAACATCGCCCGCATCCTCTCGGCCAAGGGCAAGCCGCTGGCGCAATGCCGCCGCGACCGCGCCCTGACCAAACTCGAACCGGACTACAGCACCGACCGATGA
- a CDS encoding tetratricopeptide repeat protein, translated as MTASDPTAYDLRRARVLLALAERRHWRGDADAALRDYRRSAAADPGWAPPWFGIGLLHKERGEWPQALQANRAALERRDAHEGAAWNLGIAATALRDWSAAREAWQRFGMNVEAGDGEPDMNCGRAPVRLDPHGRGEVVWCDRLDPARARIRNVPLPDSGHRYADIVLNDGAPNGTRRSGDREYSVFDALELWQASPYATFEAWIETPDADSLDALVERAHRDDGQAEDWTGSVRHICRACSLGDPDAGHDHPPLDQDADGHGARWIGLAARDEAGARAMLDDWLHAHPAARLLEFRLALAAGAEG; from the coding sequence ATGACCGCTTCCGATCCGACCGCCTACGACCTGCGCCGCGCCAGGGTGCTGCTGGCCCTGGCCGAACGCCGCCACTGGCGCGGCGACGCCGACGCCGCGCTGCGCGATTACCGGCGCAGCGCGGCCGCCGATCCGGGTTGGGCGCCGCCGTGGTTCGGCATCGGCCTGCTGCATAAGGAACGCGGCGAATGGCCGCAGGCGCTGCAGGCCAACCGCGCCGCGCTGGAGCGGCGCGACGCGCACGAAGGCGCGGCGTGGAATCTCGGCATCGCCGCGACCGCGCTGCGCGACTGGAGCGCCGCGCGCGAAGCGTGGCAGCGCTTCGGCATGAACGTGGAGGCCGGCGACGGCGAACCGGACATGAACTGCGGCCGCGCGCCGGTGCGGCTGGACCCGCACGGCCGCGGCGAAGTGGTCTGGTGCGACAGGCTCGATCCGGCGCGCGCGCGCATCCGCAACGTGCCCTTGCCCGACAGCGGCCACCGCTACGCCGACATCGTCCTCAACGACGGCGCGCCGAACGGCACCCGCCGCAGCGGCGACCGCGAGTACTCGGTGTTCGACGCGCTGGAGCTGTGGCAGGCCTCGCCTTACGCGACGTTCGAGGCCTGGATCGAAACGCCGGACGCGGACAGCCTGGACGCGCTGGTCGAACGCGCGCACCGCGACGACGGGCAAGCCGAGGATTGGACCGGCAGCGTGCGCCACATTTGCCGGGCCTGCTCGCTCGGCGATCCCGACGCCGGCCACGACCATCCGCCGCTCGACCAGGACGCGGACGGCCACGGCGCGCGCTGGATCGGCCTGGCCGCGCGCGACGAAGCCGGGGCGCGGGCGATGCTGGACGACTGGCTTCACGCCCATCCCGCGGCGCGCCTGCTGGAATTCCGGCTGGCGCTGGCGGCTGGGGCGGAGGGCTGA
- the fusA gene encoding elongation factor G encodes MSYSTEQIRNVALAGHPGAGKTTLFEALLHAGGAVQTAGTIERGSTVSDFDPIEKQRGHSLDCAIACTDHGGIHVNLIDTPGYPDFRGPTLSALAAVETLAVVVDADTGVQYGTRRMMEHAKARGLCRAIVVNKIDHDGADAARVLADIRETFGAECLPLNLPADGGKRVVDCFASASGDSDLGAVGDWHQKIIDQVVEINETVMEHYLDLGEGGLSGQELHDAFEQCLREGHLVPVLFCSARSGAGVQELLDTTERLFPHPGEANPPPFAKGSGDDAQPIQATPDPKAHVIADVFKIVNDPFVGKLGVFRVYQGTVRKDTQLFVDDGKKPFKVGHLFKLKGKDHVEIEQAVPGDIAAVAKVDELHFDAVLHDSHDEDHIHLAPLNFPRPMFGLAVEAASKGQEQKLSNALHKLAEEDPCFHVEHEAETNETVIRGLSDLHLRINLDRLKDKYGVEVKSRPPRIAYRETVAGRAEGHHRHKKQTGGAGQFGEVFLRIEPLPRGGGFEFVDEVKGGTIPGQFLPAVEKGVRQVLHDGALAGYPIQDVRVVVYDGKYHSVDSKEVAFVAAGKKAFLDAIGKARPQVLEPIVDLEVNVPEQHMGDISGGLASKRARINGTDSVRGGEIVVRAQVPLSELEGYAAELKSVTAGRGRYSLDFSHYEPVPPTVQQKLVEAYKPRHEED; translated from the coding sequence ATGTCCTACAGCACAGAACAAATCCGCAACGTGGCCTTGGCAGGCCACCCTGGCGCCGGCAAAACCACTCTGTTCGAAGCCCTGCTGCACGCCGGCGGCGCAGTCCAGACGGCAGGCACGATCGAACGCGGCAGCACCGTGTCCGACTTCGATCCGATCGAGAAACAGCGCGGGCATTCGCTGGATTGCGCGATCGCCTGCACCGATCACGGCGGCATCCACGTCAATCTGATCGACACCCCCGGCTACCCCGACTTCCGCGGGCCGACGCTGTCGGCGCTGGCCGCGGTGGAAACCCTGGCGGTGGTGGTCGACGCCGACACCGGCGTGCAGTACGGCACCCGCCGGATGATGGAGCACGCCAAGGCGCGCGGCCTGTGCCGGGCGATCGTGGTCAACAAGATCGACCACGACGGCGCCGACGCGGCGCGCGTGCTCGCCGACATCCGCGAGACCTTCGGCGCCGAATGCCTGCCGCTGAACCTGCCCGCCGACGGCGGCAAGCGCGTGGTCGACTGCTTCGCCAGCGCGAGCGGCGACAGCGACCTCGGCGCGGTCGGCGACTGGCACCAGAAGATCATCGATCAGGTCGTGGAGATCAACGAAACGGTGATGGAGCACTACCTCGACCTCGGCGAAGGCGGCCTGTCCGGGCAGGAGCTGCACGACGCGTTCGAGCAATGCCTGCGCGAAGGCCATCTGGTGCCGGTGCTGTTCTGCTCGGCGCGCAGCGGCGCAGGCGTGCAGGAATTGCTCGATACCACCGAACGCCTGTTCCCGCATCCGGGCGAAGCCAATCCGCCACCGTTCGCGAAAGGCTCCGGCGACGACGCCCAGCCGATCCAGGCCACGCCCGACCCCAAGGCCCACGTCATCGCCGACGTGTTCAAGATCGTCAACGATCCCTTCGTCGGCAAGCTCGGCGTGTTCCGCGTCTATCAGGGCACGGTCAGGAAGGACACCCAGTTGTTCGTCGACGACGGCAAGAAGCCGTTCAAGGTCGGGCATCTGTTCAAGCTCAAGGGCAAGGACCACGTCGAGATCGAACAGGCCGTGCCCGGCGACATCGCCGCGGTGGCCAAGGTCGACGAACTGCATTTCGACGCGGTGCTGCACGACAGCCACGACGAGGACCACATCCATCTGGCGCCGCTGAATTTCCCGCGGCCGATGTTCGGTCTGGCGGTGGAGGCGGCGAGCAAGGGGCAAGAGCAGAAACTGTCCAACGCCTTGCACAAGCTGGCCGAGGAAGACCCCTGCTTCCACGTAGAACACGAGGCCGAGACCAACGAGACCGTGATCCGCGGCCTGTCCGACCTGCACCTGCGCATCAACCTGGACCGGCTCAAGGACAAGTACGGGGTCGAAGTGAAATCGCGGCCGCCGCGGATCGCGTATCGCGAAACCGTCGCCGGCCGCGCCGAAGGCCATCACCGCCACAAGAAGCAGACCGGCGGCGCCGGCCAGTTCGGCGAGGTGTTCCTGCGCATCGAACCGCTGCCGCGCGGCGGCGGCTTCGAGTTCGTCGACGAGGTCAAGGGCGGCACCATTCCGGGCCAGTTCCTGCCGGCGGTGGAGAAAGGCGTGCGCCAGGTGCTGCACGACGGCGCGCTGGCCGGCTATCCGATCCAGGACGTGCGCGTGGTCGTGTACGACGGCAAGTACCACAGCGTCGACAGCAAGGAAGTCGCGTTCGTCGCCGCCGGCAAGAAGGCGTTCCTCGACGCGATCGGCAAGGCGCGCCCGCAGGTGCTGGAACCCATCGTCGACCTGGAAGTCAACGTGCCGGAGCAGCACATGGGCGACATCAGCGGCGGGCTGGCCAGCAAGCGCGCGCGCATCAACGGCACCGACAGCGTCCGCGGCGGCGAGATCGTGGTGCGCGCGCAGGTGCCGCTGTCGGAACTGGAAGGCTATGCCGCCGAACTGAAATCGGTGACCGCCGGACGCGGGCGCTATTCGCTGGATTTCAGCCATTACGAGCCGGTGCCGCCGACGGTGCAGCAGAAACTGGTGGAGGCCTACAAGCCGCGGCATGAGGAAGACTGA
- a CDS encoding OsmC family protein, translating to MGISRHATAHWEGDLKNGQGRLSTPQSGLLDNTRYGFNSRFGEEKGTNPEELIAAAHAGCFTMALSAKLTEAGHPPASLDTRAEVDLSMEGGPTLSQIRLKVKAQVPGIDAGKFQAIAEDAKANCPVSKALSAVPVSLEATLL from the coding sequence ATGGGTATCTCGCGTCACGCCACCGCGCATTGGGAAGGCGATCTCAAGAACGGACAGGGCCGGCTCAGCACGCCGCAGAGCGGATTGCTCGACAACACCCGCTACGGCTTCAACAGCCGCTTCGGCGAGGAGAAGGGCACCAATCCCGAGGAGCTGATCGCCGCCGCGCACGCCGGCTGCTTCACCATGGCGCTGTCGGCCAAGCTCACCGAAGCCGGGCATCCGCCGGCCAGCCTGGATACCCGCGCCGAAGTCGACTTGTCGATGGAAGGCGGCCCGACCCTGTCGCAGATCCGGCTCAAGGTGAAGGCGCAGGTGCCGGGGATCGACGCGGGCAAGTTCCAGGCCATCGCCGAGGACGCCAAGGCCAATTGCCCGGTGTCGAAAGCGCTCAGCGCGGTGCCGGTGAGCCTGGAAGCCACGCTCCTGTAA
- a CDS encoding alpha/beta hydrolase: protein MPPADTPIRYALLLHGAGAGAWEWNLWRDALHARGIDTRAPDLQPSPAGLEATTLADYREQARAALAALPRPRAAIGASLGGLLAWLCGDLADALVLVNPLPPAPWAGEAPARTWPARVPWQREARLASTRRAMPDADEAATLYALRRWRDESGAVLSEAVGGIDAPRPDCPCLCIASHGDTDVDPRTTARFAAAVGASLIALPGSHVGPLLGRDAARAAAQAADWLSAR, encoded by the coding sequence ATGCCGCCAGCCGACACCCCCATCCGCTACGCCCTGCTGCTCCACGGCGCCGGCGCCGGCGCGTGGGAATGGAACCTGTGGCGCGACGCGCTGCACGCCCGCGGCATAGACACCCGCGCGCCGGACCTGCAACCGTCGCCGGCCGGCCTGGAAGCGACCACGCTCGCCGACTACCGCGAACAGGCCCGCGCCGCCTTGGCCGCGCTGCCGCGCCCGCGCGCGGCGATCGGCGCCAGCCTCGGCGGGTTGCTGGCGTGGCTGTGCGGCGACCTCGCCGACGCCCTGGTCCTGGTCAATCCGCTGCCGCCGGCGCCGTGGGCGGGCGAGGCGCCGGCGCGGACGTGGCCGGCGCGGGTGCCGTGGCAGCGCGAGGCGCGGCTGGCCTCGACCCGCCGCGCCATGCCCGACGCCGACGAAGCCGCGACCCTGTACGCGCTGCGGCGCTGGCGCGACGAGTCCGGCGCGGTGCTGAGCGAGGCTGTGGGCGGAATCGACGCGCCGCGCCCGGATTGCCCCTGCCTGTGCATCGCCAGCCACGGCGACACCGACGTCGATCCGCGAACCACGGCACGGTTCGCCGCCGCGGTCGGCGCGAGCCTGATCGCCTTGCCGGGCAGCCATGTCGGCCCGCTGCTCGGCCGCGACGCCGCGCGCGCCGCTGCGCAGGCGGCGGACTGGCTGTCGGCGAGGTAA
- a CDS encoding glycine zipper 2TM domain-containing protein, protein MNRSLVTVLGLALAAATGIASAQSYPSGSGAYSGNYNNYNTGSTSYSSQVDFARVVRVDPVFETYSQPVSAPRCYERPTYVQGGSDYYGDGYSNNDGYYDQYGSQRRSVGTEGGRTAATVVGGIVGAVLGSKVGGGSARYATSAIGSMVGGMAGRSIYEQNKRSQEPPRTGSVRVCDPVPNNGYANEQRSVTAYDVTYEYAGKTYRTRTDHNPGDRIRVRVDVRPD, encoded by the coding sequence ATGAACCGCTCGCTCGTCACCGTCCTGGGCCTGGCCCTGGCCGCCGCCACCGGCATCGCTTCGGCGCAGTCGTATCCGTCCGGTTCGGGCGCGTATTCGGGCAATTACAACAACTACAACACCGGCTCCACGAGCTACAGCTCGCAAGTCGATTTCGCCCGCGTGGTGCGGGTCGACCCGGTGTTCGAAACCTATTCCCAGCCGGTCAGCGCGCCGCGCTGCTACGAACGCCCGACCTATGTCCAGGGCGGCAGCGACTACTACGGCGACGGCTACAGCAACAACGACGGCTATTACGATCAATACGGCAGCCAGCGCCGCAGCGTCGGCACCGAAGGCGGCCGCACCGCGGCGACCGTGGTCGGCGGCATCGTCGGCGCGGTGCTCGGCAGCAAGGTCGGCGGCGGCAGCGCGCGCTACGCCACCTCGGCGATCGGCTCGATGGTCGGCGGCATGGCCGGCCGCAGCATCTACGAACAGAACAAGCGCAGCCAGGAACCGCCGCGCACCGGCTCGGTGCGGGTCTGCGACCCGGTGCCGAACAACGGCTACGCCAACGAGCAGCGCAGCGTGACCGCGTACGACGTCACCTACGAATACGCCGGCAAGACCTATCGCACCCGCACCGACCACAACCCCGGCGACCGCATCCGCGTGCGCGTGGACGTGCGTCCGGACTGA
- the prpE gene encoding propionate--CoA ligase, giving the protein MRYEEFHRRSIEQPEAFWAEQAQAIYWRTPPQRILDYSDPPFRQWFAGGETNLCYNALDRHLDERGDQLALATVSSETGQTRELSYRELHREVNVFASAIRALGVGRGDRVVIYMPNMAEAVFAMLACARIGAVHSVVFGGFAAHNLALRIDDATPKLLICADAGMRGGKIIPYKPLVDAACEEAQSPPPHVLIVGRGLDPGHAVVPGRDVDYATLRVQHEGAQVEVEWLESNEPSYLLYTSGTTGKPKGVQRDVGGYAVALALSMWAIYDIRAGQTMFSTSDVGWAVGHSYNVYGPLIAGATSVLYEGLPTNPDPGVWWSICERYGVRTMFSSPTGIRVLKKQDASWLRKHDLSKLHWLFLAGEPLDEPTAHWITDGIGKTVIDNYWQTETGWPVLALMPGLDLKPVKFGSPGLPMPGYHLRVIDEASGRDVGPNEKGVLVIVPPLPPGCLTTVWNDDARFLASYFGHFKERLYSSLDWAIRDEDGYTFILGRTDDVINVAGHRLGTREIEESVASHASVAEAAVIGVRDELKGQVPVVFATLKAGDALDPGAVAAGMQDCVVRQLGAVARPARVYVVAALPKTRSGKLLRRSIQALAESRDPGDLSTLDDPGALEEVRRALERGADAGG; this is encoded by the coding sequence ATGCGTTACGAGGAATTCCACCGCCGTTCGATCGAGCAGCCCGAAGCGTTCTGGGCCGAGCAGGCCCAGGCGATCTACTGGCGCACGCCGCCGCAGCGCATCCTCGATTATTCCGATCCGCCGTTCCGGCAGTGGTTCGCCGGCGGCGAAACCAATCTTTGCTACAACGCGCTCGACCGCCACCTCGACGAGCGCGGCGACCAACTCGCGCTGGCGACGGTGTCCAGCGAAACCGGGCAGACCCGCGAGCTGAGCTATCGCGAGCTGCACCGCGAGGTCAACGTCTTCGCCAGCGCGATCCGCGCGCTCGGCGTCGGCCGCGGCGACCGCGTGGTGATCTACATGCCGAACATGGCCGAAGCGGTGTTCGCGATGCTGGCCTGCGCGCGCATCGGCGCGGTCCACTCGGTGGTGTTCGGCGGCTTCGCCGCGCACAACCTGGCGCTGCGCATCGACGACGCCACGCCGAAGCTGCTGATCTGCGCCGATGCGGGCATGCGCGGCGGCAAGATCATCCCGTACAAGCCGCTGGTCGACGCGGCCTGCGAAGAAGCGCAATCGCCGCCGCCGCACGTGCTGATCGTCGGCCGCGGCCTCGACCCGGGCCATGCCGTCGTGCCCGGCCGCGATGTCGATTACGCGACTCTGCGCGTCCAGCACGAAGGCGCGCAGGTCGAAGTCGAATGGCTGGAATCGAACGAGCCCAGCTATCTGCTGTATACCTCCGGCACCACCGGAAAACCCAAGGGCGTGCAGCGCGACGTCGGCGGCTACGCGGTCGCGCTGGCGCTGTCGATGTGGGCGATCTACGACATCCGCGCCGGCCAGACGATGTTCTCGACCTCCGACGTGGGCTGGGCGGTCGGCCATTCCTACAACGTCTACGGCCCGCTGATCGCCGGCGCGACTTCGGTGCTGTACGAAGGCCTGCCGACGAACCCGGACCCCGGCGTGTGGTGGAGCATTTGCGAGCGCTACGGCGTGCGCACCATGTTCTCCTCGCCGACCGGCATCCGCGTGCTGAAGAAACAGGACGCGTCCTGGCTCAGGAAGCACGACCTGTCGAAGCTGCACTGGCTGTTCCTGGCCGGCGAGCCGCTCGACGAACCGACCGCGCACTGGATCACCGACGGCATCGGCAAGACCGTCATCGACAACTACTGGCAGACCGAAACCGGCTGGCCGGTGCTGGCGCTGATGCCGGGGCTGGACCTGAAGCCGGTCAAGTTCGGTTCGCCGGGTTTGCCGATGCCGGGCTATCACCTGCGGGTGATCGACGAAGCCAGCGGCCGCGACGTCGGGCCGAACGAGAAAGGCGTGCTGGTCATCGTGCCGCCGCTGCCGCCGGGCTGCCTGACTACGGTGTGGAACGACGATGCGCGTTTTTTGGCCAGCTACTTCGGCCACTTCAAGGAACGCCTGTACAGCTCGCTGGACTGGGCGATCCGCGACGAGGACGGCTACACCTTCATCCTCGGCCGTACCGACGACGTCATCAACGTCGCCGGCCATCGCCTGGGCACGCGCGAGATCGAGGAATCGGTGGCCAGCCACGCCAGTGTCGCCGAAGCGGCGGTGATCGGCGTGCGCGACGAGCTCAAGGGCCAGGTGCCGGTGGTGTTCGCCACGCTCAAGGCCGGTGACGCGCTCGACCCGGGCGCGGTCGCCGCGGGCATGCAGGACTGCGTGGTGCGCCAGCTCGGCGCGGTGGCGCGGCCGGCGCGCGTCTACGTGGTCGCCGCGCTGCCGAAGACGCGCTCGGGCAAGCTGCTGCGGCGTTCGATCCAGGCGCTGGCGGAAAGCCGCGACCCCGGCGATCTGTCCACGCTCGACGATCCCGGCGCGCTCGAGGAAGTGCGGCGCGCGCTCGAACGCGGCGCCGATGCGGGCGGCTGA
- a CDS encoding suppressor of fused domain protein, with protein sequence MQYSSPSVTAAAESDPAAAHRVEGRPGEAGAPGWDAINHALSRVYPRQSPWHSSQPPGSDAILPGISAYKRITPLPHWHFVTYGFSELFDKRSDEADISGYGFELTFRLANPDDAEEPPRWALNFLQNLARYVFDSGHGFHAGHYLSAGGPIAADSDSQIRALAFVQDPELAPVDSENGRFEFLQIVGLTNEEEFALKRWSTLKVLEVFHDSLPLWITDLERGSLLSDPEIAARLAEGSARDGSSVGTIYADHVGWEQRKRLLRAPTTLLALSARQIGELLALLPLRLPFGHAFSVIGPDARVVFEPALRGNEALVADGVLHLRLDERALRSLVSRLRAQAGVYEVDGFAALQVQVR encoded by the coding sequence ATGCAGTACTCCAGCCCATCCGTCACCGCCGCCGCAGAGTCCGATCCCGCCGCGGCGCACCGCGTCGAGGGGCGTCCGGGCGAAGCCGGCGCTCCTGGCTGGGACGCCATCAACCATGCCTTGAGCCGGGTCTATCCGCGCCAGTCGCCGTGGCATTCCAGCCAGCCGCCCGGTTCCGACGCGATCCTGCCCGGCATCAGCGCGTACAAGCGCATCACCCCGCTGCCGCATTGGCACTTCGTCACCTACGGCTTCAGCGAGCTGTTCGACAAGCGCAGCGACGAGGCCGACATCAGCGGCTACGGTTTCGAATTGACCTTCCGCCTGGCCAATCCCGACGACGCCGAGGAACCGCCGCGCTGGGCGCTGAACTTCCTGCAGAACCTGGCGCGCTACGTGTTCGACAGCGGCCACGGATTCCATGCCGGGCATTACCTCAGCGCCGGCGGCCCGATCGCCGCCGACAGCGACAGCCAGATCCGCGCGCTGGCCTTCGTCCAGGATCCCGAGCTGGCGCCGGTCGACAGCGAAAACGGGCGTTTCGAATTCCTGCAGATCGTCGGACTCACCAACGAGGAGGAGTTCGCGCTCAAGCGCTGGTCGACGCTGAAGGTGCTGGAGGTCTTCCACGACAGCCTGCCGCTGTGGATCACCGACCTGGAGCGCGGTTCGCTGCTGAGCGATCCGGAGATCGCCGCGCGTCTGGCCGAAGGCTCGGCGCGCGACGGTTCGTCGGTCGGCACGATCTACGCCGATCACGTCGGCTGGGAACAGCGCAAGCGCCTGCTGCGCGCGCCGACCACGCTGCTGGCGCTGAGCGCGCGCCAGATCGGCGAACTGCTGGCGCTGCTGCCGTTGCGGCTGCCGTTCGGCCACGCCTTCAGCGTGATCGGGCCGGACGCGCGGGTGGTGTTCGAGCCGGCGCTGCGCGGCAACGAGGCGCTGGTCGCCGACGGCGTGCTGCATCTGCGCCTGGACGAGCGGGCGCTGCGCAGTCTGGTGTCGCGACTGCGGGCGCAGGCGGGGGTGTACGAAGTCGACGGGTTCGCGGCCTTGCAGGTGCAGGTGCGGTGA
- the prpB gene encoding methylisocitrate lyase, whose product MSQLSAGAKFRAALAAESPLQVIGAINANHALLAKRAGYRAIYLSGGGVAAGSLGLPDLGINTLEDVLIDVRRITDVCDLPLLVDIDTGFGPSAFNIERTVKSLIKAGAAACHIEDQVGAKRCGHRPGKEIVSAGEMADRVKAAADAKTDPDFFLIARTDAIAVDGVDAAIERAVACVEAGADGIFAEAAYDLATYRRFVDAVKVPVLANITEFGQTPLFSREELASAGVAIQLFPLSAFRAMNKAAENVYESIRRDGHQKNVVDSMQTRAELYDRIGYHAFESKLDALFAKNGG is encoded by the coding sequence ATGTCACAGCTTTCCGCCGGCGCCAAGTTCCGCGCCGCGCTCGCCGCCGAATCGCCGCTGCAGGTGATCGGCGCGATCAACGCCAACCACGCCCTGCTGGCCAAGCGCGCCGGTTACCGCGCCATCTACCTGTCCGGCGGCGGCGTCGCCGCGGGTTCGCTGGGCCTGCCGGACCTGGGCATCAACACGCTCGAAGACGTGCTGATCGACGTGCGCCGCATCACCGACGTGTGCGACCTGCCGCTGCTGGTCGACATCGACACCGGCTTCGGTCCGAGCGCGTTCAACATCGAGCGCACGGTCAAGTCGCTGATCAAGGCCGGCGCGGCCGCCTGCCACATCGAGGACCAGGTCGGCGCCAAGCGCTGCGGCCACCGTCCGGGCAAGGAGATCGTCTCCGCCGGCGAAATGGCCGACCGGGTCAAGGCCGCCGCCGACGCCAAGACCGATCCCGATTTCTTCCTGATCGCGCGCACCGACGCCATCGCGGTCGACGGCGTCGACGCGGCGATCGAACGCGCGGTCGCCTGCGTGGAAGCCGGCGCCGACGGCATCTTCGCCGAGGCCGCCTACGACTTGGCGACCTACCGCCGCTTCGTCGACGCGGTCAAGGTGCCGGTGCTGGCCAACATCACCGAGTTCGGCCAGACCCCGCTGTTCTCGCGCGAGGAGCTGGCCTCGGCCGGCGTGGCGATCCAGCTGTTCCCGCTGTCGGCGTTCCGGGCGATGAACAAGGCCGCCGAGAACGTGTACGAATCGATCCGCCGCGACGGCCACCAGAAGAACGTGGTCGACAGCATGCAGACGCGCGCGGAGCTGTACGACCGCATCGGCTACCACGCGTTCGAGAGCAAGCTCGACGCCTTGTTCGCCAAGAACGGCGGCTGA